One stretch of Natronobacterium texcoconense DNA includes these proteins:
- a CDS encoding PHP domain-containing protein, translated as MPYADLHVHTTRSDGSLQRSEVPAAARRCGVDVVALTDHDRLQPIEEPIVEDDGVTIVNGIELRVELDGDDEPLPPGERPEPGERVDLLAYGVEPTPELEALVERIQQDRIERGQAIVDRVEDRLGIDLGVTVDDGFGRPHVARAIDDHSETAYDYEGAFDELIGSDGACFVPRNVPSFDRGREVLADASRLVALAHPLRYPDPEVALERAGDLDAVELWYPYGGDVDLEPVERTIERYDLLPTGGTDAHGEELGVEGLSEEAYSRLGLSTPRDSGTID; from the coding sequence ATGCCATACGCCGATCTGCACGTCCACACGACCCGCTCGGACGGCAGCCTGCAGCGTTCGGAAGTGCCGGCCGCGGCGCGTCGCTGCGGCGTGGACGTCGTCGCACTCACCGACCACGACCGGTTGCAACCGATCGAGGAACCGATCGTCGAAGACGACGGGGTGACGATCGTCAACGGGATCGAACTCCGCGTCGAACTCGACGGCGACGACGAGCCCCTCCCACCGGGTGAGCGGCCGGAACCGGGAGAGCGCGTCGATCTGCTGGCCTACGGCGTCGAACCCACGCCCGAACTCGAGGCCCTGGTCGAGCGGATCCAGCAGGACCGAATCGAGCGCGGGCAGGCCATCGTCGACCGCGTCGAGGATCGACTCGGAATCGACCTCGGCGTCACCGTCGACGACGGCTTCGGCCGCCCGCACGTCGCTCGAGCGATCGACGACCACTCCGAAACGGCCTACGACTACGAAGGCGCGTTCGACGAACTCATCGGGAGCGATGGGGCCTGTTTCGTCCCCCGAAACGTCCCCTCGTTCGACCGCGGTCGGGAGGTTCTCGCAGATGCGTCGCGGCTGGTCGCGCTCGCACACCCCCTGCGATACCCCGATCCCGAGGTCGCACTCGAGCGTGCCGGCGATCTGGACGCCGTCGAACTGTGGTACCCGTACGGCGGCGACGTCGACCTGGAGCCAGTCGAGCGAACGATCGAGCGGTACGACCTGCTCCCGACCGGTGGTACCGACGCCCACGGCGAGGAACTCGGCGTCGAGGGCCTCTCAGAGGAAGCATACAGCCGGCTAGGGTTGTCGACACCACGGGATAGCGGAACGATCGACTGA
- a CDS encoding DUF6757 family protein, translating into MNCHYCDREAAFAAESDGLKVGLCEEHFRERLQELAEADGLEKLKEEVDVDRAE; encoded by the coding sequence ATGAACTGCCACTACTGCGACCGTGAAGCCGCCTTCGCAGCGGAATCCGACGGTCTGAAAGTCGGATTGTGCGAAGAACACTTCAGGGAACGGTTGCAGGAACTCGCAGAGGCAGACGGTCTCGAGAAACTCAAAGAGGAAGTCGACGTCGATCGAGCCGAGTAA
- a CDS encoding 4Fe-4S dicluster domain-containing protein, producing the protein MAIDPQFHENREQVDEHKGHAVWGPVDEPDELGIHGTHVAVDFDLCIADGACLEDCPVDVFEWVETPGHPESEEKADPANEAQCIDCMLCVDVCPVDAIDVDAGRTA; encoded by the coding sequence ATGGCCATAGATCCACAGTTTCACGAAAACCGTGAACAGGTCGACGAACACAAGGGCCACGCCGTCTGGGGACCGGTCGACGAACCCGACGAACTGGGCATCCACGGGACCCACGTCGCGGTAGACTTCGACCTCTGTATCGCTGACGGCGCCTGTCTCGAGGACTGTCCGGTAGACGTCTTCGAGTGGGTCGAGACGCCGGGCCATCCCGAAAGCGAGGAGAAGGCCGATCCAGCCAATGAAGCCCAGTGTATCGACTGTATGCTCTGTGTCGACGTCTGTCCGGTCGACGCGATCGACGTCGACGCGGGTCGGACGGCCTGA
- a CDS encoding TrmB family transcriptional regulator: MSTSEEAVRSLTELGLTEYEARCFVALARIPSGTARQISEIADVPRSRVYDTIERLDRKGLVNIQQSDPREYQSVSTDLAIERIQDDYNSRINAVENALEDLESPESEQKEGTWEISRSEFVDDRVRTFLEAADESIHLVVASAEAIDRETEMYDHLRSAVERGVDVTVEVATTDEAEAFRDGVSDATVIVTDDLETNDVLYDEYPGKVLLVDGEAVVATAVKESDLPDVVHETAVWTYGRDHGFAVWMRELLDDRLEHALIDSNE, translated from the coding sequence GTGTCCACGAGCGAGGAAGCGGTCCGATCGCTGACCGAACTCGGCCTCACCGAGTACGAGGCGCGGTGTTTCGTCGCCCTCGCCCGCATCCCGTCGGGAACGGCCAGACAGATCAGCGAGATCGCCGACGTTCCCCGCTCTCGCGTCTACGACACGATCGAACGCCTCGACCGGAAGGGGCTGGTCAATATCCAGCAGTCCGACCCACGAGAGTACCAGTCCGTCTCGACGGACCTGGCGATCGAACGCATCCAGGACGATTACAACTCGCGGATCAACGCGGTCGAAAACGCTCTCGAGGACCTCGAATCGCCCGAATCGGAGCAAAAGGAGGGGACGTGGGAGATCTCTCGTTCCGAGTTCGTCGACGATCGCGTCAGGACGTTCCTCGAGGCAGCCGACGAGTCGATCCACCTGGTCGTCGCCAGCGCCGAAGCGATCGACCGCGAAACCGAGATGTACGATCACCTGCGTTCCGCGGTCGAACGAGGCGTCGACGTGACCGTCGAGGTAGCGACGACAGACGAGGCGGAGGCGTTCCGGGACGGGGTATCGGACGCGACGGTCATCGTTACAGACGACCTCGAGACGAACGACGTCCTCTACGACGAGTACCCCGGCAAAGTGCTGCTGGTCGACGGCGAGGCCGTCGTCGCGACGGCCGTCAAGGAGAGCGACCTCCCCGACGTCGTCCACGAGACGGCAGTCTGGACGTACGGCCGCGACCACGGTTTTGCCGTCTGGATGCGAGAACTGCTCGACGACCGACTCGAGCACGCGTTGATCGACTCCAACGAGTAG
- a CDS encoding MFS transporter, which produces MRWRYSETVLALCTLAFFATMVGRLAISPVVPMVTDEFGVSNSVIGIALTGMWMAYFLSQFPSGLLADRHGERIVILVAVGGTAATSVFLAVAPLFTVFLLGTILLGAVAGLHYSVATTLLARTYDEIGTAIGVHNSGGPLAGLIAPPIVAWIAVRYGWRPAIAIGAAIAIPVFFLFAWRVRPTEPQRPDEPVADRLELAPLVELLSRPKIAFPVVLAILAAFVWQATSSFLPTFLIEHREQSPELAGVVFAGYFVVQAITQVGVGAVSDRYGRDLATAGCMVLASTGFALLVGVSGPLALAVAVVLVGTGLGWGAALLPRFMDVLSDEERGAGFGLVRTAYGFVGALGSVCTGILADLFGWGVSFAVLGALLVVVFGALAVNWALSLGY; this is translated from the coding sequence ATGCGCTGGCGATACAGCGAGACCGTACTCGCGCTGTGTACGCTCGCGTTCTTCGCGACGATGGTCGGTCGACTGGCGATCAGTCCCGTCGTGCCGATGGTCACCGACGAGTTCGGCGTCTCGAACTCGGTGATCGGAATCGCGTTGACGGGAATGTGGATGGCCTACTTCCTCTCACAGTTCCCCAGTGGCCTGCTCGCGGATCGTCACGGGGAACGAATCGTGATTCTCGTGGCCGTTGGCGGAACCGCCGCGACGAGCGTCTTCCTGGCCGTTGCACCTCTCTTCACCGTCTTTCTGCTCGGGACCATCCTCCTGGGTGCCGTCGCCGGACTCCACTACAGCGTCGCGACCACACTGCTTGCGCGGACCTACGACGAAATCGGGACTGCGATCGGCGTCCACAACAGCGGCGGCCCGCTCGCGGGACTGATCGCGCCGCCAATCGTCGCCTGGATCGCCGTTCGATACGGCTGGCGACCGGCCATCGCTATCGGGGCCGCGATTGCGATTCCGGTCTTTTTCCTGTTCGCCTGGCGGGTTCGCCCCACGGAACCACAACGGCCCGACGAACCGGTCGCCGACCGACTCGAGCTGGCGCCGCTCGTCGAGTTGCTCTCGCGGCCGAAGATCGCGTTCCCGGTCGTCCTTGCGATTCTCGCGGCGTTCGTCTGGCAGGCGACGTCGTCGTTCCTGCCAACCTTTCTCATCGAACACCGTGAACAGTCGCCAGAACTCGCCGGCGTCGTCTTCGCCGGCTACTTCGTCGTCCAGGCGATCACGCAGGTCGGCGTCGGCGCGGTCTCGGATCGGTACGGTCGCGACCTGGCGACGGCGGGCTGTATGGTCCTCGCGTCGACCGGTTTCGCCCTGCTTGTCGGCGTCTCCGGCCCGCTCGCGCTCGCGGTTGCAGTGGTGCTTGTCGGCACCGGACTCGGCTGGGGAGCCGCACTGTTGCCCCGATTCATGGACGTGTTGAGCGACGAGGAACGCGGTGCCGGGTTCGGGCTCGTCCGGACCGCCTACGGCTTCGTCGGGGCCCTGGGATCGGTCTGTACCGGCATCCTTGCTGACCTCTTCGGCTGGGGCGTTTCCTTTGCGGTGCTGGGCGCGTTGCTCGTGGTCGTCTTCGGTGCCCTGGCCGTCAACTGGGCGCTTTCGCTTGGGTACTGA